A genome region from Deltaproteobacteria bacterium includes the following:
- a CDS encoding TIGR00153 family protein yields MRIWLRSLFITSPFEALLEHAEKIKECGWVFQQAVECYVSDQCEEFETLRQEVSKLENEADAIKRRIRGHIPKGTWMPVTKFELFLYIREQDKVLDSVQDALDWISLRPKPTIQEQLQKDLFLLVDSVIEPMEDLSRMISEAKKYFDSYSEKQRRIVKDIIHNLRKREHEADKIEDELKLKLFTIEKDPITVFHTVRLSEIIGSIADHAENSGDMMRAMIARKGKPGLLAKLGRKGQGNGVTD; encoded by the coding sequence ATGCGTATCTGGCTTCGTTCATTATTTATCACCTCGCCTTTTGAAGCGTTACTGGAACACGCGGAAAAAATAAAGGAATGTGGCTGGGTGTTTCAACAGGCTGTGGAATGCTATGTTTCCGACCAATGCGAGGAATTTGAAACGCTGCGTCAGGAAGTCTCAAAACTGGAGAATGAAGCGGATGCTATTAAACGGAGGATTCGAGGCCACATCCCCAAAGGGACATGGATGCCCGTAACTAAATTCGAGCTTTTCTTATACATAAGAGAGCAAGATAAGGTTCTTGACTCGGTCCAGGATGCGCTCGACTGGATCTCCCTTAGGCCTAAGCCGACCATTCAGGAACAACTGCAAAAGGATCTGTTCCTGCTGGTGGACTCTGTGATCGAGCCCATGGAGGATTTGAGCAGAATGATCTCAGAGGCAAAGAAGTATTTTGATAGTTATTCTGAAAAGCAGCGCAGAATTGTAAAAGACATTATTCATAATCTACGTAAAAGAGAACATGAAGCGGACAAGATAGAAGATGAATTGAAACTCAAACTGTTTACCATTGAGAAGGACCCCATCACCGTATTTCATACGGTCAGGCTTTCGGAAATCATCGGTTCCATTGCCGATCATGCCGAGAACTCCGGAGACATGATGAGAGCGATGATTGCCAGAAAAGGAAAGCCCGGACTACTTGCCAAACTCGGGCGAAAGGGGCAGGGAAATGGTGTAACTGATTGA